Proteins found in one Podarcis muralis chromosome 5, rPodMur119.hap1.1, whole genome shotgun sequence genomic segment:
- the LOC114599454 gene encoding tubulin alpha-1C chain yields the protein MRECISIHVGQAGVQIGNGCWELYCLEHGIQPNGTMPSDKTIGGGDDSFNTFFSETGAGKHVPRAVFVDLEPAVIDEVRTGTYKQLFHPEQLISGKEDAANNYARGHYTVGKEIIDLVLERVRKLADQCTGLQGFLIFHSFGGGTGSGFTSLLMERLSVDYGKKSKLEFAIYPAPQVSTAVVEPYNSILTTHTTLEHSDCAFMVDNEAIYDICRRNLDIERPTYTNLNRLIGQIVSSITASLRFDGALNVDLTEFQTNLVPYPRIHFPLVTYSPIISAEKAYHEQLSVSEITNACFEPSNQMVKCDPRHGKYMACCMLYRGDVVPKDVNVAIAAIKTKRSIQFVDWCPTGFKVGINYQPPTVVPGGDLAKVQRAVCMLSNTTAIAEAWARLDHKFDLMYAKRAFVHWYVGEGMEEGEFSEAREDLAALEKDYEEVGTDSLDGDDEGEEY from the exons CGTGAGTGCATCTCAATTCACGTTGGCCAAGCTGGTGTGCAAATCGGCAATGGATGCTGGGAACTCTACTGCTTGGAGCATGGGATCCAGCCTAATGGTACCATGCCAAGTGACAAAACAATTGGTGGTGGAGATGACTCATTCAACACCTTCTTCAGTGAAACTGGTGCAGGGAAACATGTCCCTCGTGCTGTATTTGTGGATTTGGAGCCAGCAGTGATAG ACGAAGTGCGGACTGGGACATATAAACAGCTCTTTCACCCAGAACAGCTGATTTCTGGCAAGGAAGATGCTGCTAATAATTATGCAAGAGGTCACTACACTGTAGGCAAAGAAATAATTGATCTCGTACTGGAGCGCGTCAGGAAACTG gctgACCAGTGTACTGGCTTGCAAGGATTCCTGATCTTCCACAGCTTTGGAGGTGGTACTGGGTCAGGATTCACTTCTCTGCTTATGGAACGCCTCTCAGTCGACTATGGAAAGAAATCAAAATTGGAATTTGCCATATACCCAGCGCCCCAAGTTTCAACTGCTGTTGTTGAGCCATATAACTCCATCCTGACAACCCACACCACCCTCGAACATTCTGACTGTGCCTTCATGGTTGACAATGAAGCAATCTATGACATTTGTCGTAGGAATCTGGACATCGAACGCCCAACCTACACCAACCTCAACCGCCTCATCGGTCAGATTGTTTCTTCAATCACCGCCTCTCTCAGATTTGATGGTGCCTTAAATGTGGATCTGACAGAGTTCCAGACAAACCTGGTGCCTTACCCCAGGATCCACTTCCCTCTGGTAACCTATTCCCCCATTATCTCAGCAGAGAAGGCCTACCATGAGCAGCTCTCTGTCTCTGAGATCACCAATGCCTGCTTTGAGCCATCCAACCAGATGGTGAAATGTGATCCCCGCCATGGCAAGTACATGGCTTGTTGTATGCTGTATCGTGGAGATGTTGTCCCCAAGGATGTCAATGTTGCTATTGCCGCTATCAAAACGAAGCGTAGCATTCAGTTTGTTGACTGGTGTCCTACTGGTTTTAAG GTGGGTATTAATTACCAGCCTCCGACGGTTGTTCCTGGTGGTGACTTGGCCAAAGTCCAGCGTGCGGTCTGTATGCTCAGCAACACCACAGCCATTGCGGAGGCCTGGGCCCGCCTGGACCACAAATTCGACTTGATGTATGCCAAGCGTGCTTTTGTCCATTGGTATGTCGGAGAAGGAATGGAGGAAGGGGAGTTTTCGGAGGCCCGTGAAGACCTGGCTGCACTTGAGAAGGATTATGAAGAAGTGGGCACAGACTCCTTGGATGGTGACGACGAAGGCGAGGAGTATTAG